A region from the Silene latifolia isolate original U9 population chromosome 7, ASM4854445v1, whole genome shotgun sequence genome encodes:
- the LOC141589836 gene encoding uncharacterized protein LOC141589836, producing the protein MDIRRFLHMNNVDVFGLIETRVKSNNWLKVSNSICNNWAICTNHQSHKGGRIWMLWNPKAYQVDIQHVSSQTIHARLTDRVRQREFWITFVYGFNKAADRKNLWTSLKFYQQQLTGAWLIGGDFNNVLLPNERIRSQITAVEIKPFQDCVHYCGVEDIKAVGSFFTWTNKQEASQRVYSRIDRVMINDEWINMFPESFANFLPEGLYDHCPCIVQLEEDTRKRKIPFRYFNMWAKAPEFMNIVTKHWSAGIYGTPMYTVVKRLKAMKGDLKKLNRDNFHDIEKNAHIMLMSLHSIQTELRKQPQDTSLIEAERNAAEGYRQLEEARQSFLLQKSKAQWLAGGMITQLIFIL; encoded by the coding sequence ATGGATATAAGACGATTCCTGCATATGAATAATGTAGATGTGTTTGGTCTAATAGAAACTAGGGTCAAAAGCAATAATTGGTTGAAAGTGAGTAATAGTATTTGTAATAATTGGGCTATTTGCACGAATCATCAAAGTCACAAAGGAGGGAGGATCTGGATGTTATGGAACCCTAAGGCTTATCAAGTGGATATTCAGCATGTTTCTTCCCAAACCATTCATGCTAGGCTAACTGATAGGGTCAGGCAAAGAGAATTTTGGATTACTTTTGTCTATGGATTTAATAAGGCTGCTGATAGGAAGAACCTATGGACTAGTCTGAAATTTTACCAGCAGCAGCTTACTGGAGCATGGTTAATTGGAGGAGACTTCAACAATGTTCTACTTCCTAATGAGAGAATAAGGTCTCAGATTACTGCTGTTGAGATAAAACCGTTTCAGGATTGTGTGCACTACTGTGGTGTGGAGGATATCAAAGCTGTGGGATCTTTTTTTACTTGGACGAACAAGCAAGAAGCATCACAAAGGGTTTATAGCAGAATTGATAGAGTCATGATCAATGATGAGTGGATTAATATGTTCCCTGAATCTTTTGCAAATTTCCTTCCTGAAGGTTTGTATGATCATTGCCCTTGTATTGTACAACTTGAAGAGGATACAAGGAAGAGGAAAATTCCTTTcagatattttaatatgtgggcaAAGGCTCCTGAATTTATGAACATTGTGACTAAGCACTGGAGTGCTGGCATTTATGGTACTCCTATGTACACTGTGGTGAAGAGATTGAAAGCTATGAAGGGTGATCTGAAGAAGTTAAATAGGGATAATTTTCATGATATTGAGAAAAATGCTCATATTATGCTTATGTCTCTACACTCTATTCAAACTGAATTAAGGAAGCAACCTCAGGATACATCACTTATTGAAGCTGAAAGGAATGCAGCTGAGGGATATAGGCAGTTAGAGGAGGCTAGACAATCTTTCTTACTGCAAAAATCTAAAGCTCAGTGGTTGGCAGGGGGGATGATAACACAGCTTATTTTCATTCTGTGA
- the LOC141590942 gene encoding putative fructokinase-5, whose protein sequence is MESSAIVSFGEMLIDFVPDEAGVSLGESRGFVKAPGGAPANVACAVTKLGGSSAFMGKVGEDEFGKMLVDILDKNGVNTKGVCFDKEARTALAFVTLKKNGEREFMFYRNPSADMLLKESELNVELIKQAKIFHYGSISLITEPCRSAHFAAMKLAKEAGAILSYDPNVRLPLWASAQDARDGINSIWNHADIIKVSDEEVEFLTQQDPYNEEVVMSLWHDNLKLLMVTDGEKGCRYYSKNFKGSVKGFSVATVDTTGAGDAYVGSFLYSLANNPSLLEDESKLVEALKLANACGAIATTQKGAIPALPSMAEALELVNKN, encoded by the exons ATGGAGTCTTCAGCTATTGTGTCATTCGGAGAGATGTTGATCGATTTCGTCCCCGATGAAGCCGGTGTTTCATTGGGTGAATCGCGTGGATTTGTCAAGGCTCCTGGTGGTGCTCCCGCTAACGTGGCTTGTGCTGTTACAAAACTCGGTGGTTCATCTGCCTTCATGGGCAAG GTGGGCGAAGATGAATTTGGAAAGATGCTAGTAGACATACTAGACAAAAATGGAGTGAACACAAAAGGGGTGTGTTTCGACAAGGAAGCAAGAACTGCCCTGGCATTTGTAACTCTAAAGAAAAATGGTGAGAGGGAGTTCATGTTCTATCGAAACCCTAGTGCTGATATGCTTCTAAAAGAATCTGAGCTTAATGTCGAACTTATCAAGCAAGCCAAGATCTTCCATTATGGCTCAATTAGTTTAATCACCGAGCCATGCAGGTCGGCTCACTTCGCTGCGATGAAGTTAGCCAAGGAAGCTGGTGCTATTCTCTCCTACGACCCCAATGTTAGACTTCCACTGTGGGCTTCCGCTCAAGATGCTAGGGATGGTATTAATAGCATTTGGAATCATGCTGATATTATTAAG GTAAGTGATGAAGAGGTTGAGTTTCTAACCCAACAAGACCCTTATAATGAAGAagttgtcatgtctttatggcaTGATAATCTTAAGCTTCTCATGGTTACTGATGGTGAAAAGGGCTGCAGATATTATTCTAAG AACTTCAAAGGATCGGTAAAAGGGTTCTCAGTGGCAACTGTAGATACAACAGGAGCCGGAGATGCGTATGTTGGGTCGTTCCTTTATTCCCTTGCCAACAATCCCTCACTCTTGGAG GATGAGAGCAAGTTGGTAGAGGCACTGAAGTTGGCAAATGCATGTGGAGCAATAGCAACAACTCAGAAGGGTGCGATTCCCGCTCTTCCGAGTATGGCTGAGGCACTTGAATTGGTCAACAAAAACTGA